A region from the uncultured Macellibacteroides sp. genome encodes:
- a CDS encoding DMT family protein yields MQGFITIGLLILSNIFMTFAWYGHLKMKQQFSWFDSLPLLGVIAFSWSIAFLEYCFQVPANRIGFRENGGPFSLIQLKIIQEVITLVIFIIFSTMAFKGESLKWNHALACILMVCAVYLVFKK; encoded by the coding sequence ATGCAAGGATTTATAACAATCGGTTTATTGATTCTATCCAATATTTTCATGACCTTCGCATGGTACGGTCATTTGAAAATGAAACAGCAATTTAGCTGGTTTGATTCGCTTCCGCTTTTGGGAGTGATCGCATTCAGTTGGTCCATCGCATTTCTGGAATATTGTTTTCAGGTTCCGGCCAACCGGATCGGATTCCGCGAAAATGGGGGTCCGTTTAGTTTGATTCAGTTGAAAATCATCCAGGAAGTAATCACCTTGGTTATTTTTATTATATTCAGCACAATGGCTTTTAAGGGAGAGAGCCTTAAATGGAATCACGCTCTGGCATGTATTCTGATGGTTTGCGCCGTGTATCTTGTATTCAAAAAATAA
- a CDS encoding tRNA 2-thiocytidine biosynthesis TtcA family protein: MAILTEEELLFRKVEAKVQKAIWEYDLIADGDRIVIGLSGGKDSLALVDLLGRRMKIFRPKFEVVVAHIVMTNIPYNADMEYLRSCAEEHNLPFIVHETSFDSSTDKRKSPCFLCSWTRRKALFDIAKQYKCNKIALGHHQDDIIQTLLMNMTFQGAFGTMPPRLKMDKFDMTIIRPLCLVEEKELMRIAEWKKYKKQIKNCPHESSSSRPDLKGILAKLEEINPHARYNIWGSMSHIQDDYLPRKKK, encoded by the coding sequence ATGGCAATACTAACTGAAGAAGAACTCCTTTTCCGAAAGGTTGAGGCAAAAGTACAAAAGGCAATCTGGGAATACGATCTGATTGCAGATGGAGACCGAATAGTAATAGGCCTTTCGGGAGGAAAGGATTCATTAGCGCTTGTGGATTTACTTGGACGAAGAATGAAAATATTTCGTCCGAAGTTTGAGGTTGTGGTAGCTCATATTGTTATGACCAATATTCCCTATAATGCTGATATGGAATACCTGCGCAGTTGTGCAGAAGAGCATAACCTTCCTTTTATTGTCCACGAAACATCGTTTGATTCATCAACTGATAAGCGCAAATCTCCTTGTTTCCTTTGCTCGTGGACGAGAAGAAAAGCCCTGTTCGACATTGCCAAACAATATAAATGCAATAAAATAGCCTTGGGGCATCATCAGGATGATATCATTCAGACCCTGCTTATGAACATGACTTTTCAAGGGGCATTCGGAACAATGCCTCCACGTTTAAAGATGGATAAATTTGACATGACAATAATCCGACCTCTTTGTCTGGTTGAAGAAAAAGAGTTAATGCGCATTGCTGAATGGAAAAAATATAAGAAACAAATAAAAAATTGTCCGCACGAATCGTCTTCCAGCCGCCCGGATCTAAAAGGGATATTAGCCAAACTCGAAGAAATTAATCCACATGCGCGTTACAACATATGGGGCAGCATGTCGCACATTCAGGACGATTATTTACCACGTAAAAAGAAATAA